The following coding sequences lie in one Maribacter forsetii DSM 18668 genomic window:
- a CDS encoding KpsF/GutQ family sugar-phosphate isomerase, whose amino-acid sequence MNNRLIATDTIIGLARKTIETERDAIAQLSSLLTDDFASIVNCIIEAKGRVIISGIGKSAIIATKIVATLNSTGTPAIFMHAGDAIHGDLGTVQDNDVVICISNSGNTPEIKMLVPLIKRGTNKLIAMTGNTDSFLAKQADFILNTHVDKEACPNGLAPTTSTTAQLVMGDALAIVLLEIKGFSSSDFAKYHPGGSLGKRLYLRVADLVSKNQVPQVQKDEEVKKVIIEISKKMLGVTAVLDGKKVVGIVTDGDIRRMLNKHDNIKGLTAEDIMTTNPKTIPANTLAIKALEHMQKKGISQLLAMDEDTYVGVIHLHNLINEGIL is encoded by the coding sequence TTGAATAATAGATTGATTGCAACGGACACCATTATTGGCTTAGCGAGAAAAACCATTGAAACTGAGCGTGATGCTATAGCACAACTTTCCTCACTTTTAACCGATGATTTTGCTAGCATCGTAAACTGCATTATTGAAGCAAAAGGACGTGTAATAATTTCAGGCATTGGTAAGAGCGCTATCATTGCCACCAAAATTGTAGCTACCCTGAATTCCACAGGTACTCCCGCAATTTTCATGCATGCTGGAGATGCCATTCATGGAGACCTGGGAACCGTACAAGACAATGACGTTGTTATCTGTATTTCAAACAGTGGAAATACACCAGAAATAAAGATGTTGGTTCCGCTCATAAAAAGAGGTACGAACAAGCTAATTGCCATGACGGGGAACACCGATTCTTTTTTGGCAAAACAAGCAGATTTTATTTTAAATACCCATGTGGACAAGGAAGCTTGCCCTAACGGACTAGCTCCTACAACAAGTACTACAGCTCAATTAGTTATGGGTGATGCACTTGCAATTGTACTTTTAGAAATCAAAGGATTTAGCAGTTCTGATTTTGCAAAATACCATCCTGGTGGATCTTTAGGCAAGAGATTATATTTAAGAGTTGCAGACTTGGTAAGTAAAAATCAAGTCCCACAAGTTCAAAAAGATGAAGAGGTCAAAAAAGTTATTATTGAAATCTCTAAAAAAATGTTGGGCGTAACAGCAGTACTTGATGGCAAAAAAGTTGTTGGTATCGTAACCGATGGCGATATTAGACGCATGCTAAACAAACATGACAACATTAAAGGTTTGACTGCAGAAGACATCATGACAACAAACCCTAAAACCATACCTGCAAACACCTTGGCAATTAAGGCTTTAGAACACATGCAAAAAAAGGGAATATCACAATTGTTAGCCATGGATGAAGATACGTATGTTGGCGTTATCCATTTACATAATTTAATAAACGAAGGTATTTTATAA
- a CDS encoding RecQ family ATP-dependent DNA helicase: MTDSKEFDNIDLHSSLKKYFGFSQFKGLQEEVIKNVLKQNNTFVIMPTGGGKSMCYQLPALMQEGTAIIVSPLIALMKNQVDAIRGVSSEVGIAHVLNSSLNKGEIKQVKEDITKGVTKLLYVAPESLTKEENVEFLRSVKVSFVAVDEAHCISEWGHDFRPEYRNLKSIVARLGDNIPIIGLTATATPKVQEDIIKNLGIGGAKLFKASFNRPNLFYEVRTKTENIEADIIRFVKQNSGKSGIIYCLSRKKVEELAQVLQVNGVSAVPYHAGFDAKTRSKYQDMFLMEDVDVVVATIAFGMGIDKPDVRFVIHHDIPKSIESYYQETGRAGRDGGEGHCLAYYSYKDIEKLEKFMSGKPVAEQEIGNALLQEVVAYAETSMSRRKFMLHYFGEEFDDVNGEGAEMDDNTRNPKEKEEAKDNVEKLLKVVTGTSEKFKSKEIVNALRGKTNAIISSHKTNEKEFFGIGSDKDKSYWMALIRQTLVAGLLRKEIEQYGVLHVTDNGKEFLTKPSSFMMTKDHVYNAENDNAIVGAAKSGGIADEKLLKQLKDLRKAQARKIGVPPFVVFQDPSLEDMALKYPISHEEMLNVHGVGEGKAKKYGKPFIAFIATYVEENEIIRPDDLVVKSTGANSALKLYVIQNVDRKLPLSDIASAKGLEIPDLIKEMEQIVYSGTKLNLNYWIDEILDEDQQEEIHEYFLEADSDNLEEAMTEFDGEYEEEELRLYRLKFISEVAN, translated from the coding sequence GTGACAGACAGTAAAGAATTTGACAATATCGATTTACATTCCTCATTAAAAAAATATTTTGGTTTTTCTCAGTTTAAAGGACTTCAAGAAGAGGTAATTAAAAATGTTTTAAAACAGAATAATACGTTTGTAATCATGCCAACTGGTGGTGGTAAATCTATGTGTTACCAGTTACCTGCCCTTATGCAAGAGGGTACTGCAATTATCGTATCTCCGTTGATTGCTTTAATGAAAAATCAAGTAGATGCCATACGTGGGGTTTCTTCTGAGGTAGGAATAGCCCATGTTTTAAATTCCTCATTAAATAAAGGGGAGATAAAACAGGTGAAAGAAGATATCACAAAGGGAGTCACTAAACTACTGTATGTTGCACCAGAATCTTTGACAAAAGAAGAGAATGTAGAATTTCTACGTTCGGTAAAGGTCTCATTTGTAGCTGTAGATGAAGCGCATTGTATATCTGAATGGGGTCATGATTTTAGACCTGAGTATAGAAATTTGAAATCTATAGTTGCACGATTAGGAGATAATATTCCTATCATCGGACTTACAGCAACGGCAACCCCAAAGGTTCAAGAAGATATAATTAAGAATTTAGGTATAGGCGGGGCAAAGCTTTTTAAAGCTTCTTTTAACCGTCCTAATTTATTTTACGAAGTACGTACCAAAACAGAGAATATAGAAGCGGATATCATCCGTTTCGTGAAACAGAATTCTGGTAAATCAGGAATTATATATTGCCTTAGTCGTAAAAAGGTAGAAGAGTTAGCTCAAGTATTGCAGGTAAACGGAGTAAGTGCCGTACCATACCATGCAGGTTTTGATGCTAAAACGAGATCTAAATATCAAGATATGTTCTTGATGGAAGATGTAGATGTGGTAGTCGCTACCATTGCCTTTGGTATGGGGATAGATAAGCCGGATGTGCGTTTTGTTATTCATCATGATATTCCAAAAAGTATTGAAAGTTACTATCAGGAAACAGGAAGAGCTGGTCGTGATGGTGGAGAAGGGCATTGTTTAGCTTATTATTCTTATAAGGATATTGAAAAGCTAGAGAAGTTTATGTCTGGTAAACCTGTTGCTGAACAAGAAATAGGAAATGCTTTATTGCAAGAAGTGGTTGCGTATGCGGAAACCTCCATGTCTAGACGTAAGTTCATGCTTCATTATTTTGGAGAGGAATTTGACGACGTTAACGGTGAAGGTGCCGAAATGGATGACAATACCAGAAATCCTAAAGAGAAAGAAGAGGCGAAGGATAATGTTGAGAAGTTACTTAAGGTAGTTACTGGTACAAGTGAAAAGTTTAAATCTAAAGAAATCGTAAACGCGTTACGCGGTAAAACAAATGCGATAATATCTTCACATAAGACCAATGAAAAAGAGTTTTTTGGCATTGGTTCTGATAAGGATAAAAGCTATTGGATGGCACTTATTCGCCAGACATTGGTTGCCGGATTGTTAAGAAAAGAAATTGAACAATACGGCGTATTACATGTAACGGATAATGGTAAGGAGTTTTTAACTAAACCATCATCTTTTATGATGACCAAGGATCATGTTTACAATGCCGAAAATGATAATGCTATTGTTGGTGCCGCTAAATCTGGCGGTATTGCCGATGAGAAATTATTAAAACAATTAAAAGATTTAAGAAAAGCACAAGCAAGGAAAATAGGAGTTCCGCCATTTGTAGTTTTTCAAGATCCTTCGTTAGAGGACATGGCGTTGAAATATCCTATTTCACATGAAGAAATGTTGAATGTTCATGGAGTAGGAGAAGGTAAGGCTAAGAAATACGGTAAGCCATTTATTGCTTTTATTGCCACTTATGTTGAGGAAAATGAAATCATTAGACCAGATGATCTTGTAGTTAAAAGTACAGGGGCTAATTCTGCCTTGAAGCTATATGTTATACAAAATGTAGATAGAAAATTACCTTTGTCTGATATTGCATCGGCAAAAGGATTGGAAATTCCTGATCTTATTAAAGAAATGGAGCAAATTGTATATAGCGGTACAAAGTTGAACCTTAATTATTGGATCGATGAGATTTTAGATGAGGATCAACAAGAAGAAATACATGAGTACTTCTTAGAGGCGGATAGTGATAACCTTGAGGAAGCAATGACCGAATTTGACGGTGAGTATGAAGAAGAAGAGTTAAGATTGTATCGATTAAAATTCATCAGTGAAGTAGCAAACTAA
- a CDS encoding carboxypeptidase-like regulatory domain-containing protein, translating to MSQEYNFSFKNHSIKYLLVFLFSIGIGANNMWAQTSNYTEYTGEVLDADSKKPLIFATLTVDNTNVTTITNSEGQFSLKVPNEYTVNNLTIAFLGYKTKQIAITELEEKKNKIFMTEFVMALSEASIDAPNDAEALVKETLNKKGDNYLNESTVMTAFYRETIKKRRTNVSLSEAVVNIYKTPYSSKKTDALELYKARKSTDYAKLDTVALKLQGGPFNTLFVDMVKYPNYIFTPETLAYYDFSFDTSTRVNDQLIYVIDFKQKPEIIDPLYNGKLYIDAENKILTSAIYSLNITDKRLASQMFVRRKPKNADVWPTEVSYRVDYREKDGKWYYGYSNVLLEFKIDWDKRLFNSVYSMNCEMAITDWEKNTDNAFPKYKDRMKSSIILSDEAIGFADPDFWGEYNIIEPEKSIESAIKKIQRQLRKGKSISGTAAR from the coding sequence ATGTCACAAGAATACAATTTTTCATTTAAGAACCATTCTATAAAGTATTTATTGGTATTTCTTTTTTCAATAGGAATAGGAGCAAATAATATGTGGGCACAGACTAGTAATTACACCGAATACACCGGTGAAGTTTTAGACGCTGATAGTAAGAAACCATTAATTTTCGCTACACTAACCGTTGACAACACCAATGTAACCACCATCACCAACTCTGAAGGACAGTTTTCGCTGAAAGTTCCAAATGAGTACACTGTGAACAACTTAACTATTGCCTTTTTAGGATATAAAACGAAACAAATTGCCATTACTGAATTAGAGGAAAAGAAGAACAAAATCTTCATGACAGAATTTGTTATGGCTTTATCAGAGGCAAGTATAGATGCACCAAATGATGCTGAAGCCTTGGTAAAGGAGACACTGAACAAAAAAGGGGACAACTATTTAAATGAAAGTACTGTTATGACCGCTTTTTACAGAGAAACTATTAAAAAAAGAAGAACAAACGTAAGTCTTTCCGAAGCGGTAGTTAATATTTACAAAACTCCGTATTCATCTAAAAAAACCGATGCACTGGAACTTTACAAGGCACGAAAAAGCACTGACTACGCTAAGTTAGATACTGTTGCTTTAAAACTTCAAGGAGGACCGTTCAATACGTTGTTCGTAGACATGGTAAAATACCCTAACTACATTTTTACTCCGGAAACATTAGCATATTACGATTTCTCATTTGACACTTCTACACGAGTAAATGATCAACTAATTTATGTTATTGATTTCAAGCAAAAGCCTGAAATTATAGACCCATTATATAACGGTAAATTATATATCGATGCAGAAAACAAGATTTTAACCAGCGCCATTTACTCTCTAAACATTACAGATAAAAGATTGGCATCTCAAATGTTTGTAAGAAGAAAACCAAAAAACGCAGATGTTTGGCCAACAGAGGTTTCTTACCGTGTAGACTACAGAGAAAAAGACGGAAAATGGTACTATGGATATAGCAATGTGCTATTAGAGTTTAAAATAGATTGGGACAAACGCTTATTCAACTCGGTATATAGCATGAATTGTGAAATGGCCATTACAGATTGGGAGAAAAATACTGACAATGCCTTCCCTAAATATAAGGATAGAATGAAGTCTTCCATTATACTAAGTGATGAAGCTATTGGCTTTGCTGATCCAGATTTCTGGGGAGAATATAATATTATTGAACCAGAAAAATCAATAGAATCTGCCATCAAAAAAATACAAAGACAATTACGAAAAGGTAAATCTATCAGTGGTACAGCTGCGAGATAG
- the rluF gene encoding 23S rRNA pseudouridine(2604) synthase RluF: MQDNTNKTRINKYLSEAGYCSRRAADKLIDQGRVTINGEVPEMGTKISVGDVVKVDGELIKAPKGKSTYLAFNKPIGIVCTTDTGVEKDNIIDYINYPKRIFPIGRLDKPSEGLIFLTDDGDIVNKILRARNNHEKEYLVTVDKPITIDFLNRMRKGIPILDQVTRECEVFEVSTYQFRIILTQGLNRQIRRMCEYLDYRVKKLKRIRIMNVQLDVPVGKWRDLTEEELKEINRLVSTSSKTFDGKK, encoded by the coding sequence ATGCAAGACAACACCAATAAAACTAGAATAAACAAATACCTTAGCGAAGCTGGTTATTGCTCACGTAGAGCTGCAGACAAATTGATTGACCAAGGCAGAGTAACCATTAATGGAGAAGTGCCAGAAATGGGAACTAAAATATCAGTCGGTGATGTTGTTAAAGTTGATGGAGAACTAATTAAAGCACCTAAGGGAAAATCTACGTATTTGGCATTCAACAAACCTATAGGCATTGTTTGTACCACAGATACAGGTGTAGAAAAGGATAATATTATAGATTACATTAACTACCCAAAGCGTATTTTTCCAATTGGGAGATTAGACAAACCAAGTGAGGGACTTATATTTTTAACCGATGATGGCGATATTGTAAACAAGATTCTACGCGCACGTAACAATCATGAGAAAGAGTATTTGGTAACGGTAGACAAACCTATTACGATAGATTTTTTAAATAGGATGCGAAAAGGAATTCCTATTCTTGATCAAGTAACCAGGGAATGTGAAGTTTTTGAAGTAAGTACGTATCAATTCAGGATCATTCTAACTCAAGGTCTAAACAGGCAAATTCGTAGAATGTGCGAATATTTAGATTATAGGGTAAAGAAGTTGAAACGCATTAGAATTATGAACGTGCAATTAGATGTACCCGTTGGAAAATGGCGTGATCTTACCGAAGAAGAATTAAAGGAAATCAATAGACTGGTAAGTACCTCATCTAAAACATTTGATGGTAAAAAGTAA
- a CDS encoding serine hydrolase, with translation MKHFLLFICGVLLSSCAQEQRNLNFLEVALSSDNPKIKRVMDSVENYQVQIRYTQIDRRNDSVFFTDYDFQVNDNMYFYPASTVKFPTAVLALEKLNQIDSLTINTRYYIEGDTIESTFAKDVSKIFAVSDNLANNRLVEFLGFEAINESLNNKKISPVRLSHRLGYHSDDLRTKPLIIYLNDSTTGITNSLLNKTPKKLELLDIEKGVGYYEDEELIKEPFDFSLKNYYPIQSQHNLLKRVVFPQKYKASEQFDLSTEQREHLLTAMHTVPQKAGYDPTTYYDGYCKFFIYGDTKKDIPQHIEIYNKVGFAYGTLTDCAYIKDTEKNIDFLLTATVLVNKDGIFNDDAYEYDEIGIPFLAQLGREIYQQEVNRNQH, from the coding sequence ATGAAGCACTTTCTTCTTTTTATATGTGGTGTCCTTTTATCTTCTTGCGCTCAAGAACAACGGAATTTAAATTTTCTGGAGGTTGCACTATCTTCTGATAATCCTAAAATAAAAAGGGTGATGGATAGTGTTGAAAACTATCAAGTTCAAATTAGATACACACAAATTGACAGAAGAAATGATAGCGTCTTTTTTACCGATTATGATTTTCAGGTAAACGACAACATGTATTTTTATCCTGCAAGCACAGTTAAATTCCCAACTGCCGTACTAGCTCTAGAAAAGTTAAATCAAATAGACAGCTTAACTATAAATACCAGGTATTACATAGAAGGTGACACTATTGAAAGTACGTTTGCCAAAGATGTATCCAAAATTTTTGCTGTTAGCGATAATTTAGCAAACAATAGATTGGTGGAATTCTTAGGATTTGAAGCCATCAATGAGAGTTTGAACAATAAAAAAATATCACCTGTTAGACTTAGCCACAGATTAGGTTATCATTCAGATGATTTAAGAACAAAGCCCTTAATTATCTATTTAAACGATTCAACTACTGGCATTACTAATTCTTTACTCAACAAAACACCTAAAAAGTTAGAACTGTTAGATATTGAAAAGGGCGTAGGTTATTATGAAGATGAAGAGTTAATAAAAGAACCATTCGATTTTAGTTTGAAAAACTATTACCCTATTCAATCGCAACACAACCTGTTAAAAAGAGTAGTATTTCCTCAAAAGTATAAAGCATCAGAACAATTTGACCTTAGTACTGAACAGCGTGAACATTTATTAACAGCAATGCACACCGTTCCTCAAAAAGCAGGTTATGACCCAACCACATATTACGATGGTTATTGTAAGTTTTTCATATATGGTGATACTAAAAAAGACATTCCCCAACATATCGAAATTTATAATAAAGTAGGATTTGCCTACGGTACGCTAACCGATTGCGCATATATTAAAGACACAGAAAAGAATATCGACTTTCTTTTAACCGCAACAGTTTTAGTGAATAAAGACGGTATCTTCAATGACGATGCCTATGAGTATGATGAAATCGGAATTCCGTTTTTAGCACAATTAGGAAGAGAAATCTACCAACAAGAAGTAAATCGAAATCAACATTAG
- a CDS encoding peptidyl-prolyl cis-trans isomerase, with protein sequence MTIGLISFAFVSCDGLFKKEEEKKVIARVGESFLYEDDLAPLITENMTKGDSASFAVNYINNWASKQLLLSKAKINLSEEKLAEYNALVDDYRTELYTSVYKEALVAQATDSVITDEQLNAFYENAKENFKLKERIARIRFVALPKGFLDQDEVGKRLKRFKKDDVSYLDSIGVQFTKLNFNDSIWVRYTRIFEEIPPINPDNANKYLKNSQFFELEDSIGVYLGKIEETKDVNDIAPLSFIKPTIEQVLLSRRKMDYLRKLETELLDEAIKDNEFEVFENKK encoded by the coding sequence ATGACCATAGGGCTAATTTCTTTTGCTTTCGTTTCTTGTGACGGTCTGTTTAAGAAAGAAGAGGAAAAGAAGGTTATTGCTAGGGTAGGCGAGTCTTTTTTATATGAAGATGACCTGGCGCCGTTAATCACAGAGAATATGACAAAAGGGGATAGTGCTTCTTTTGCTGTTAACTATATAAATAATTGGGCTTCTAAGCAGTTGTTGCTTTCTAAAGCAAAAATTAATCTATCAGAAGAAAAACTGGCAGAATATAATGCTTTGGTAGATGACTATAGAACTGAATTATACACTAGTGTTTATAAAGAAGCATTGGTGGCACAGGCTACGGATTCGGTTATTACAGACGAGCAGTTAAATGCGTTCTATGAAAATGCCAAAGAGAATTTTAAGCTTAAAGAGCGTATTGCAAGAATACGTTTTGTTGCTTTGCCAAAAGGATTTTTAGATCAAGATGAGGTAGGGAAACGGTTAAAAAGATTTAAAAAAGACGATGTTAGTTATTTAGATTCTATTGGTGTTCAGTTTACTAAATTGAATTTTAATGATTCTATATGGGTGCGCTACACTAGAATATTTGAAGAAATACCCCCAATTAACCCAGACAATGCCAATAAGTACTTAAAAAATTCACAATTTTTTGAATTAGAGGATTCAATCGGGGTATATTTGGGAAAAATAGAGGAAACTAAAGATGTTAATGACATAGCGCCTTTGTCTTTTATTAAACCTACAATTGAACAAGTTTTATTAAGTCGTAGAAAAATGGACTACCTACGCAAATTAGAAACTGAATTATTAGATGAAGCAATCAAGGATAATGAATTTGAAGTTTTCGAAAATAAAAAATAG
- a CDS encoding peptidylprolyl isomerase: protein MATAQDSIPNVSADEAESMEAIAEAAPVKKDSATNFKRIKLDGIAAVVGDYVILDSDIEKTLIDLKSQGASTEDITHCGLLGKLMEDRLYANQAVQDSILVSDDEVNATGDRQLQSLVQQIGSMEKVLKYYKKTDEASFREELYKINKLRMLSERMQQDIIKEIEITPEEVRQFFNKIPEDERPVFGAELEIAQITKEPEPSDEEKQKVIDKLNQIKADVDDNGSSFSVKAILYSQDPGSKSKGGFYSITKDTGFDKKFKDVAFSLREGEVSEPFETTFGFHIIYIEKIRGQELDLRHILIQPEISQNVLDEAKTELDSIRKKIIDGEFTFAEAALNFSDEKETKFDGGLLRNPINFDSKFELTKMDPTLYNQVQNLKDNEITYPVLEEDPRGGAPKYKILKITNRYDEHVADFSKDYTKIQELALTEKKYNAIKKWMDEHIEDTYISVNDENKDCEFANNWVKE from the coding sequence ATGGCAACAGCGCAAGATTCTATACCGAATGTTTCTGCTGATGAAGCAGAATCAATGGAAGCTATAGCTGAAGCAGCGCCAGTAAAAAAAGACTCCGCAACTAATTTTAAAAGAATTAAACTAGATGGTATAGCCGCAGTTGTTGGTGATTACGTAATCTTAGATTCTGATATTGAAAAAACATTGATCGATCTTAAAAGTCAAGGTGCATCTACAGAAGATATTACACACTGCGGACTTTTAGGTAAGTTAATGGAAGATCGTTTGTATGCTAACCAAGCTGTTCAAGATAGTATCTTGGTTTCAGATGATGAGGTAAATGCAACTGGTGATCGTCAACTGCAGTCTTTAGTGCAGCAAATAGGCTCAATGGAAAAGGTGTTGAAGTACTATAAGAAAACGGACGAAGCTAGTTTTAGAGAAGAACTTTATAAGATTAATAAGTTACGTATGCTTTCTGAGCGTATGCAACAGGATATTATTAAAGAAATTGAAATTACCCCAGAAGAGGTTCGTCAGTTCTTTAACAAGATACCAGAAGATGAACGTCCGGTATTTGGTGCTGAGTTAGAAATTGCACAGATTACCAAGGAACCAGAGCCATCTGATGAAGAAAAGCAGAAGGTAATAGACAAGCTGAATCAGATCAAGGCAGATGTTGATGATAACGGCTCTAGCTTTAGTGTAAAGGCTATTTTATATTCTCAAGATCCAGGCTCTAAGTCTAAAGGTGGTTTTTATAGTATTACGAAAGACACAGGTTTTGATAAGAAGTTTAAAGATGTTGCCTTTAGTTTGAGAGAGGGTGAGGTTTCTGAGCCATTTGAGACTACGTTCGGCTTTCATATTATTTATATCGAGAAAATTAGAGGTCAAGAGCTGGATTTAAGACACATATTGATTCAACCGGAAATCTCTCAAAATGTTCTGGATGAAGCTAAAACGGAGTTGGATAGTATCCGTAAGAAAATTATCGATGGCGAATTTACTTTTGCCGAGGCTGCGTTAAATTTCTCAGATGAGAAAGAAACCAAGTTTGATGGTGGTTTGTTACGTAATCCAATAAACTTTGATTCTAAATTTGAGTTGACTAAAATGGATCCTACGTTGTACAATCAAGTACAGAACTTAAAGGATAATGAAATTACATATCCTGTATTGGAAGAAGATCCAAGAGGTGGAGCTCCAAAATATAAAATTCTTAAGATTACCAATAGGTATGATGAGCATGTTGCTGATTTCTCTAAAGATTATACTAAGATTCAAGAATTGGCGCTTACTGAAAAGAAATACAATGCCATTAAAAAATGGATGGACGAGCATATAGAAGATACCTATATTAGTGTTAACGATGAGAACAAAGATTGTGAGTTCGCTAATAACTGGGTAAAAGAATAG
- a CDS encoding AAA family ATPase — translation MSDVAAIERLVVKHAELKKEIAKIIVGQDEVIEQILLSIYTGGHSLLIGVPGLAKTLMVNTIAQALGLDFKRLQFTPDLMPSDILGSEVLDQNRNFKFIKGPIFSNIILADEINRTPPKTQAALLEAMQERAVTIAGHQHKLDLPYFVLATQNPIEQEGTYPLPEAQLDRFMFAIELKYPSIAEEIQVVKNTTANSKPVINALFNAKDIIAIQDLVRRIPVADNVVEYAVKLVNSTRPNLDSASDYVKQYLDWGAGPRASQNLILGAKANAAIHGKFSPDIEDVHAVVKGILRHRIIKNYKAEAEGISEEDIIDKLL, via the coding sequence ATGTCAGACGTTGCAGCAATAGAACGCCTAGTAGTAAAACATGCTGAGCTTAAAAAGGAAATAGCCAAAATCATTGTAGGTCAAGATGAGGTTATTGAACAGATTTTGCTTTCCATTTACACAGGCGGTCACTCTTTGCTGATCGGAGTGCCAGGCTTGGCAAAAACTTTAATGGTGAATACCATTGCCCAAGCATTAGGTCTAGACTTTAAAAGATTACAGTTTACGCCAGATTTAATGCCAAGTGATATTCTTGGTAGTGAGGTATTGGACCAGAACAGAAACTTTAAGTTTATAAAAGGTCCTATATTTTCAAATATTATTTTGGCAGATGAAATCAATAGAACTCCACCTAAAACTCAGGCAGCACTATTAGAGGCTATGCAAGAGCGAGCGGTAACTATTGCCGGTCATCAGCATAAGTTAGATTTGCCATACTTTGTTTTGGCAACGCAAAACCCTATTGAGCAAGAAGGAACTTACCCTTTACCAGAAGCGCAATTAGACCGTTTTATGTTTGCTATAGAATTAAAATACCCTTCTATAGCCGAAGAAATTCAAGTGGTTAAAAATACAACTGCCAATAGTAAGCCGGTTATTAACGCACTTTTTAATGCTAAAGATATTATTGCCATTCAAGACTTGGTACGTAGAATACCTGTGGCAGATAATGTTGTGGAGTATGCAGTAAAATTGGTAAATAGTACAAGACCTAACTTAGACTCAGCTTCTGATTACGTAAAACAATATTTAGATTGGGGAGCAGGACCAAGAGCATCTCAAAATCTAATTTTGGGTGCGAAGGCAAATGCCGCTATTCATGGTAAGTTCTCTCCAGATATAGAAGATGTACATGCTGTTGTTAAAGGTATATTACGTCATCGTATCATAAAAAACTACAAAGCGGAGGCAGAAGGTATCAGTGAAGAGGATATTATTGATAAGTTACTTTAA